GTTTAATTAgctattttgatttgaattgcGACACAAAATTACATGGCAAACATCAATTATGCAAGTCCCCAATGCGcatcaaatatatttgcaatattaaacacaacattttgttaataaaatgttcGACTATGCACTTGCAAATTACATTTAGAGTACAAAGTTCAGTCAGCtcgattaaaaacaaaaacaaacacaaaagtttGCGAAGGCAACCAACTCTATAGCACAATTTGCCTGACAGCAAATTAGCATCTGCATAAAAGTTGTCTGCGACCTCTCGCAAAATGGCCATTAAATTGCTTGGCacttaaaaacttttgcgttgacaaggaaaaataaattagaaaagttAATGTGCTCGCCACTTGAAAATGCGGCAAACAATTGACCcattgaaataatatatatgtatatttctcCGTCCGGAATCGGATTACTTAGACACCGTGGGGTTAAAGTGCCTTCGATTGttgtattcaaatttttgtacatctgcaattcaatttaattattctcCTTGAGCGTTTCATTGTCGATGGCATAAGCATTCTAACGCTTGATTAGCacagaatttaattcaatcCTTTGTGAGTTGCGCCAAATTGaacgcaacgcaaaaaaaTCTTAGAAATGGCACAAGGCAATCAGaacaaaaacgaaatggaaaGAAAAGCTGAGCTTAATTTGCGAATAATCTAATTGCAAACAGACGGAGTGAAATGGAATGATTGATtaaacattcattcatttgtgtGCGCCTTGATTCGTTTTAATTAGAAAACCACCAAAAGGAATTTGGTTAAACGCTGCTTTCGATTTCATTACGAAAATTAAAGTCAATATCTTGACCTAGTTTGATTGGAACTAGTAAACGCAATAAACAGAGGTGGATTGTAAAGCCAATTAGCTGGCTTAATGCGTACAATTTtgttgagaaaaaaatatgtactgcaataaatattttaataccaagTAGGAGAGCTATTGTCGAGTgtgttaaaacaaaacaaactatataaactataaaacTATACCATACGCCAAAGTCATATGGATTtactactacattcgaaatacaCCTTacagtataaaatatattagattgTCAACTACAGCAAGcatataaaattctttaaaatttatcaagaatatacatatctacttgatggggtcggagatgcatTCTTCTACCTCTTgaatacatttcctgcaatctcatatttataatatccttttagaagcgagtataaaaaattCTTGGCTGAAGTGATATTTGATGTGAagatgtattaaatttatgtgcattaATACCTCTgtgtttacaaaataaatatgaatgctTATTAACCAACCAATCAATTTATGTGAAGTACacatgaatataaattaatgtatttaagaTTCACTTAATGGAATTCCGCatgatttattgtttttctcatTGTGgggaaaatattttaattaatgagGCTGCATGCAGATcgcattttgttatttgcttttattttttttttttataattaaaatgcccACAAAAGAGTCAGGACATTCTTACCTTGTGGAGGAACGCACTGTTTGTGATGAATACAGCGAACATTTCGAGTTTAAACAATTGATTTGCACAGCGGCACTTGGCAGATTAAAACGGCGTTAAGTCTTTTGTACCGAGTATTTTCATGCCCATAGttatgcattatttatgatattcactcttgttgttgttgttatgttgtGTTGTCAGCATTTCAATTGGTCAAACAAAGAGACCACACAATaaatacagacacacatacacacacccacacagaTCTACCCAATTAACCAGCTGGCTCAATCTCGCAATCATTGCAATCATTGCACGCCTGACCATTGAAATTCATAATGTTTTCGCTTCGTCTATTGTCATGGCAGCAGACAAGCGTTAAcagttaaattgaaattatctCGTATCGCTTACAGgcggtttttattttattttctttttgtttttgtttgccgcCCTCAAtatcatttgatatatttggcATAGCCTCAAGcatatactatttatttaagcaCTTTATTTGTTGTCCTACTtagcgtatacgtaatataccaactttcaattaaagtgctgagaaatcaataaatttgcacTGAACATCactttaacatattttacaaaaataacataatattttaCACCATCGCATTGACCACATAACATATTCCACTCGAATCGAGTGTGctgcaatattaattaaacttaaatcattttacaaacaaaaactaatgaaTTTTACAACAGTTACAACCACCCACAACAGGGTAAAAAGAGTCCTTGCTATCCGCATGTTTTATGCATTCGATTCGTGTTACAGCTTGCAACAAttgcttttctgttttaatttttacgcCAGCATTGTCAATGATTTTggtcgcttttgtttttatatctGTGGTTTCATTAGCGGTTCGCTGGATAGTCAGCTAGCTCGACAAGTTCGTTTATCCTATGTGCATTCACTTCTGATACAAAgcataaatgtttaaatgtcTATCAAAAGATTGCTTAAACCCTTGTGTTTGTTTTACTGATAGCAgctcttaaatttttttttgcttttttcgacAGAAAGCAAGTTTCACTTGCGGTGCGTTTTGTGATATGCGTcaatttcctttttatttttgtgtgttagcgagcaacaacaacatgaccGACCATTAGCATCAAGCACTTGTATAGTATGTTGACCGGAAACTATCTTTACAACAGACATCCTGTCGGAAGGATGTACCAATTAGCGCTGTTTATGCGTCCGAGTGGCATCTTGTTGTTGATGTGTTTGTACTACACGCATTCACCATCGCCCCTCGACACGCAGTCAACAGGCATTTGAGCAGCGGCATAAACAAATGGGtaattgacattttaatgAGTGCCACTTGACAGTATGttctgtgtgctgtgtgctaTATGCTTTGGGTGCTGTGCTGTGCAGCAACACAACCACCATTACATCACATGTCATATCACATGCACAGCTTACAGCAGAATAGCCATGGACTTGACACGCAGCAGCGGCAAGGATATTCACACTACACGCATCTAACATACAAGCGAGTAGATAATTCTTTGTGCTGACTAACTGACCCTGGAATGAGATGACTGAATggagatttatgtaatttatatacttcTTTTTGCTTCATTACTTGAATTGTTTCTGAACACTTTATGCATTCTGCACTCTATTCTATACAATTTAGATTGTTGTGTATACTtatagaaaaattatatacactttgtataatttaattaattacattcaTGACGTTTCTTTGTTATGCCTTTTTTGCAATCATTTAGAACACtctactttttaaatttttattttgaaatttacattGGGGAAATTTATAGACTTTTCTTTTAATCTAATCAGTTGACGCgttatgtaattttttttctttttcttcaaTTATGGTAAACTTAAAtctaaagaataaaaatactagCAACTAACTAGACCTTCAGTtctatttaatgaatttcgtatttaactattttaatgTGAGTTTTTTTATGGCTGAGATTGGCTTCCATGTCTGAaatgcatatttcaaattgtaatgAAGTAATTTTTGCAGATATGGAGAagattgataaatattttgtcaaACGCTTACAGAAATTGTATCTCATCATtctgtatatagtataatacatttatttaaagcagtatttatatatagttgcTTGATATATAATGGTATAATTGTTAAAAtccttttcaatatttgtatatttctttactCTTTAGtgacaaacaaatatttatgaatgtgCTAATCATATTTTAACAAGATTTGTTTCCTTCCTGCGCTACCGTATTAAACTTCTCTcataagtattatatttttcaattcatttttaaagatACCACACACTTACCTTTCGTTTAAATCCACTCCAcgttttttttgctgccaaCTAGACCACAATAGGCTCAATTTACGATACGTTCAATTCACCTTTGTGTAATGCGCTCAGTTTACTCCATTGGAATTTCAGTAACATTTTGCCACCATTAAACTTGACTGCACTTGGGCCACTGCCACAGCAGATAGCTAAGCTTTTAGTGCTCTAAACCCAACACTTCATTAGGCACCAGACAGAGAGCAGAGAGTCTGTGCTGGCTAACAAATACATAAGTTGATGTTGGCCATAACTCTAAACGAATGAAAGAATAACACgcgataaatataaaatggcAGGTAGTCTGAGATAATATTACGCATTCTACAGGGCTGTTAAAATTGTGGTTATAACTTGATTTGCTGTGGCAGCATTAAATCGAAAGTAAAAAGTGTTGAAATTTTCACATGAAAGAACATAATGGGGCTTTGCTAATGCCAAGGGATAAAGTTTTCCCAAACGTTTGCTTCTTTCTTTGCGGAAATTGTTTTCGTGCCAAGCTTAGGCAAAAATAGCGATAGATCCCAGAACGTGactgtaaattttaaaaattgcacaaaatttgaattttgcaaatgcttttcattatttatgtttttttagtttaattccAAATGCTGAAATTAGAACTTTTAtcaatgcaataaattaaactatttgtatgcaaaaaaTGCGTAAAATTTGTTGGCTGATAAGCCTTAGTTTACATTTCCCAAATGATAGAATTTTAATACACAGTAAACTTAGTAAAATGAGAATcgcaatttctttatttatgcgTTACCAACTgtaattttacaaaatgaattGAGTAGCAAAACTAATgtgcaaatttgttgcaaatttttaaagataaaTAGATGAACTATTATTTGATTATACTATAAGCAATGCCttattattaagtatatgCCTATGGGTCAATaatatctttattatttattgttagaATTGAGTGCAGCAAAGTTTGAATaagataatatttttatattttctttctcAGTTTTTTTATCCTTGTTGAAGTTGGGGACCAGAATCCAAATGTAATTTCACTGCATCCTTAAATAAGAAACTGGGTAAGTATTATCTTTCAATTGTGGCGTGTAATGGACTTCTTctgtacaaaaaaaagaattaaattgtattcataaacataaaaaacaaagagagtGTCACTCACCTTCTAGATTAGCCTATCAGAGCTGAAGTCGTCCGATATTCTCAGCCAAAGAAGAATTATTCTCATTGACAGTTGGAGAGCGAGGAAGTTGAAGTCTACGCAACCAGTCTGCATCTACGTTTGGCCATTTTAGACCTCTGCATATTATTGGAGTAATTAGATTTAAGTTGTCCACAAATGCTTGTAAGTGGTCAATTCTGGCGCTGGGAAATACGACAGTGTTTAGCTCACAAATTCCATGCAATGAATCGCACCAATTTCGATTCTTATTGTTATCGATGTAGGCATTTGGGGACCAACTGAGTAAGTTTCTTGCTTTTCCTCCCGATGCTGAAGGTGTAATTATGTCAATGAATTTACATTCGTATTGACAGCTTTGTGTTAACACAGTTAAGTCAGTTGGATTCGAGTGCACTTTGTCGATCTGCCAGCCCGATAGATAGTCTTTATCGTGTTTGTATTCCACATTGGATTTACTTGCGATATTGAAGACTTTACCAAACTTTTGCGCTATTGCAGCCGCATACCACCAAGGGCAATTCCAGCTATAATGCGTATCGTACCAtgatttagttatattttttggcCACACCGTCAAGTTCATTGCCATGCCCAATATTTTGTGATGGTTAGCAGAGTCAACAACTCGACCTTCACTTCCTGAATGAATCACAAAATTCTGTGTGATGTTTGGCcaaagttgaaaatatttatgagagGCATAGTCATCATACTCCCCCATGAAATTGTGTTCAAATAGAGTAACTCCCAACTCAGCAGCTGCCCAATTTGTAAGACCCACCAGCAAAGAACCATATGCAATCGTAGTGTTGAAGAGCTCTATAGATTCTCTCACTGTTCTGTTCTGCTGTTCTCTCTTAAATACATTACACACTTTAAGTACTCTAGTGATATTTGGACAAAAGCTTAATTGGTACTGCGGGCAATGAATTCCATGATGGAATGCAGAATCTTTTGAGATATTCACGCTACTAAATGCAAAGTATCCAAGTGGATCGGTGCGCCAATGTTGTCGATTTTCTAGCATCAACTTCAAGGTTTGTTCGTCTAATGTGGCCATATCAAGTAACTTGGAGTCTCCAATCATAAGATCCTCCTGGCAATTGTACTTGTAGACGCCAGCAATACGAGAACGTTCCGTTTCATCATCTCCAGCAGATTTTGAGGGACTTTTACGACTTGGATACACGCCGTAGCCACAAAATCGACTAGTACATAGAACCGCAGCACGCAACTGAATTTTTCGAAACTCTTTGGCGGTAAACATAAACTCACACATATGATTAATGGCCATGGCAACATCAGTTGCAACATTGTTATTAGCGGTTGCATCGTGGATTCTGCCTAAATAACACATTACCTTCTTTGCAAATTCAGTTTCTCCATCGTGTTTTGCAGCGATGCCATGGCCAACCCCGTAATCTTGGCACGTCATTGAGCTGTCgacaacaactaaacaaatcCTTTCATAATTTCCGGGAATACAAACTGTGGCAGCCCGAGGCATTAGTTCGAATTTCATTTGATCAATCATCTCCACGCTGATCACAGCAGCATGATTCCACCATTTTGTTGTGGTAAATGCAAGGATATATGGCAGTAGCCAAGGTTGTCCCCTCCAACAAGACTTTACAGGAATGAAGACCACAGAACTTACCGatatttctttcttgttttcatCTCGCAGGTAActgttttcatttgcaaatcCGTCAATAATCCCCGCGTATTCCTGAAGAGTGCGAAAGTAGAGcgtgcttgttgctgtttgtgttcCGATTTGCAAGTTATCACTGCATTCCGCAGCTGGTGTCCATTTTACGCTACACGATCCTTCTTTGACTCTGGTGTTGAACGCGAAAAGATGTGGACAGTCGGAGACTCTGACTTGATAAGCTGGTTCCGTTGTGATGGCCTGAAGTAAGAGCAATCTAACCATTGCTGCTTCGTCGATCGATTCCGGGttgcaaaattttattaatgagGATAAAGGATTAGTCCGTGTACGAGGTAATATGTCCCACAGTGTTCCGGAATTCCTGTATACAGTTTTGTTCAACTCTTTCATACGCAATCCAAGCTCAGACCACTCGACAGTTGATGACGCTGTTGAGACTATTTCGACAGCAACGTGAACGGCAGGCATTGAACTTACAGCAATTTGCTTAGCTCCCATTGTAATGGTATAAGGTATTAGAGGATCAGCCCACATTACGGGACTGTATGGGACGTAGTCCTCTTCCATTTCGTTGCTTAATATCTCAGTACCAAATGGCAAAGAGCGTTGTCCCAATGGGCAGGGATTCGGCATTGGATCGGCAAAGACTTCCTTCAGCACATCGACAACATTaacttcattcattttatAGCTTTGTAAGTTTATTGAAGTCTTTGTTGAATTAATCacacttaatatttatttgtttcacTGCTTTGATTCAATTCGTGTTCTTTCctaattttgtgtatcattATCAGCTGTTGTCTGTATCGATAAATCAGCTGCTTTCTGTCTTGCGGCATATGTCAAGTGTTgagaaattacaaattaaaactttGCAATATTGAAGTCTACTTTTAGGCTGTACAATAATACACATTAAGCAATATTGCTAGCTACCTAGTATTGATaaacatttaacaaataattctcattcttaaattcattttcaaaaaattctctcaactaaaatatttgtatttgtaagtcggtatattttttttagttcaaTTCGCAACGCCTCGTATATCACTTTTATGTGTCTGCAGAAGGTGTAAAATGTTCATTTGATTGTCATCAACATgcatccaaaaaaaaaaaaacgcacaaGAGTGTGttggaaaaagaaaataatatttttacgaTGTCTGTATTATGATTTGTGATTTGCTTTTTGAGTTTGGcaatataaactaaaaaaaaaataataacacgGAATAAGTAGAAtgtagaaaattatttaaaggcTCAATATAAATTGTTGAGTAATTGCAATTGAGCAATCACGCTAGCTTAGACAGAAGAAGATGCCTCATTCTGTTGTTACAACAAACTTAATACTTGCCAGCTTGTCTGTTCATCCACTATGAAGTCAAACATATTTTGTGTAGACAGCTATTAATAATGCTCAGATAATTATAACCGCACATATTCGTGATGACCATGaacaagcaaagcaagagCAAACAACTGGAGCCATCCAACTAGTTTGCTTCTGTGTTCACTGTTCACTATAGTCTGTTGCTGCCTGTGCATAATTCGTGTGTCAAACTTTGTCCTGCATCTGCAGTTTACCGGGTCCGTGTCCTGCTAGTAGTAGTAAAGAAGGACGACGAACAGCACCtgataaattttcaaatttgcatGCTAATGAATGGCACCAAATCCACAGAGTTGCCAtcaacttttaaattattcgaCATTGGCTAGTCGGAAGTAAAAGTCCTGCCAGTGACAACTGCCGGTGATAATGAATTTATTCAATGGTTTCTTACTCATATGCTAATTTTGTAGATTTTGGTTGTATTTACTGTTTAATTTCatcagtttaatttttttttttgtaatttcatgctttaaataatatttatacttattgTGCAGTAATAACGCAAGGACATGGCTACAGAGCAGTCGCTACATCTtgtgccgctgctgctgatgctgctgcacgTGTTTACCCAGTCAACTGTGCAGGCATTCACAATTTCGCTTCTGCCCCACTCGCTCTAGTTGTATTTGAATTGCACTCACTGTGCATTcatgcattcattcattttatgaCCCACTGCCGGCGAACTTTTAACTATTAACCAAGCAACCAGGCAGTCAGGCAAGACCGGTTGGCAAGCCTTTGGCTAAATGGCCTTTACCATAGGTTAACCTTGCCTATACGAGGTCCATGCCAAACGGTTGGCCATAAATAATTGTGTATGTTAACCGCAAAGTTAACTGAGAAGCTGTTGTCCCCTCTCGCTTGCAAAATTGCTTTCAGTCACTTGTTATTAACGTCCCTAGAACTTTTGTCATTTCTTTTTGTCGTTGCAAATATGAGTCTATTATATTGCCGTTGATGTTACTAACATGACACTGCAACTGACATTGTAATAGTTACGGAAAAAAGACTGTCATAATAATGTCAAGGCTTGACGCGAGACTCTATGCTAAATGACATTAATTGTCATCAGTTTAAGGAAATCAAATAACGAATTGAAGGTTTTAAGAAGCTCAGTTTCTCTTGAATAGACAATAAGTACTTAAGCGTACGCTGTGTAGGAGAAATAAGTCAATTGTCAATGTTATGCAAGGATTGATTATAGTAATTAATGTCCAGTTGAGTATTTTACACTCGAGATTAAGCTATATTCTAAATGCAATGCAACTAAAATGTTTGAAGTAAAACACGTTTGCAActagaaattatatattctaaTCATGGCATCactttatttgcatatattacaACTTAGTATTTATCTCAATAGAAAACCTAATTATAGATGCTTTTTATCGCAGGAAATTGATATCAAACAGAGGAATTCATCAACGCTTCTCCCATGCCTTCAAGTGAACTTCAGCCGAATTGTGGTTAATTCAAGTCATACATTAGTTTCTCGGCATTATTGGGTTCCTCACATTCAAAAGAAGCCATCATTAGATCTGTAAatggataaataaaataaaaaaaaatcagttaaGGAAATATACGATTAAATGTGATGATGTACCAAATGAAAGGCGAAACTAAAATCTGCcttatttaattgcataattagGTTAAAAGTGTTTCTTAGCTGTATTTCGTTTTCAAAAAGTAGCGTAAATATTCAAACATTCACACAGGCAAGCCTCACAACTTTTGCTGGCTTTTTTTTCAAATCAGCAGACATTCGGTGGCGGTCCACTTAAAGTTGCAAACagcgaacaaacaaaaagtgaaaagtcgCCAAGTGTCAgggtaaaaacaaaaaaaaaaacaaaaaataacaacaaaaaattcacTGAAAAAGTTCTCACAAAGTGTAGGAATAACAAAAGTGCAGAACTCTTATGACGCTGTTTAAAGTTTGACACGAGCACGAGCGTAATATAACTTACCAGCCTCAGCAAGTTTTGTAGTTTGCTGCATATGGGAACAGAAGTGCTCATACTCGTCGCCAGATGGCGTCTGTGTCGATTTCATGGCCTGCATGTGCTTGGTGAAGGCCCCAACAATGGCAGCCATGCGATCAAAGGCGTTTATATCGATGTGGCCATTGGGTAAActgaaatgtaaaatttgctttaaaaaatatattttttaaagagaGAGCTTTAAAAGTAATGtaataagcaattaaaagctTATCTCTTTGAGCTGTGGACAAAACTCTCCATTTAATACCGCTTTTTGTTACTTTCATtgcattataaaatattaatgtctccacaaagcaatttattttgttaattgaattaatgtagtttttgtgtcatagttttttgttgcacaGGAATAATTAGAGATTTACTCTCCAGTTCACActcaattaattttgttttgttatacccgctacccatagggtagaagggtattataactttgtgccggcaggaaatgtatgtaacaggtagaaggaggcatctccgaccctataaagtatatatattcttgatcagcgtcaacagccgagatgatatagccatgtccgtctgtccgtctgtccgtctgtgtgtctgtctgtctgtgtgtctgtccgtccgtccgtatgaaacactggatctcagagactataagagatagagctataattttttttcgacagcatttgttatgtttgcacgcagatcaagtttgtttcaaattgccacgcccacttccgccccctcaaatcaaaaaaatcgaataacaagcctaattttaaagctagagttacgagttttggtatatataacaattactatagtagttatgattcctggaagttattaaagaaatacttttgtatgggcaaaaacgcctgcttactgggggtctgagttactttggccgacaatctggtacattgtgccgtctatggtatattttgaatgctgtactatatcgatataccaaacaaatgatttggtatatttttagtattttttttagtattttcggtatattttgaaaatgataccgcaatattttgcctttattaaaagtgggtagcgggtatctcacagtcgagcacactcgactgtaactttcttacttgttttttttttagactaTTAATGTTATcgattatataataaatgtcCATCAATTTTAGACTGTAATgccttaaattaaaaactctaaaagtatattaatatacttgATGAATATCgaataaaaaattgattaatattCGCCGACTCGAATACATTAATCAAAATCCACACGAAATTAACTAACGTATGATTTGCGGCAATAATAAGTTTTGCAGAGAGAGGAAAAACAAACTTACCGATGCAAACAGTTTTCGCGTTCGCCGAGTGCCAATTTAACAATATCCGCAAACACCGGAATAACAACCCAATCATTCGGTTTGCCAGAACTTGTTCTCGTACTCGCTCTTGCtttcgttgctgttggtgtcgctgttgctgtctcgGTTATTGTCGTTGGTGGCACTTTGCCACTGGTAGCTGCCACAGCCATCATTATTTGCGGCAAGTCCTCGTTTGGTGTTGCAATTGTATTCATACCGGAAATGGACGAAATTTCGCCATCCAACTTGTGTTGTCCACTGCTTGACGaggtcgttgttgttgctgctgctgctgtcgcttcTTCCTCAGTCTCCTTCGAGCTCGATAGTAATGATGCCTGCTTATCAGTCTTTAgacattgctgctgctgctcatttaAGACGATTGCCTGCTTTTGCCATAAATGTCCATGGCCCTCGGCATGTCGTTGCATGCAATCCAATTGCTGACATGTCACTTGCAATTTGCTCCACTGTAATCACATAAATATTGGAACGAAGATGCGATCAAGTTGCTTTCAATTCAAGCTCTGAACTTACTGTTACTTTAAGTCTAGCTATGGCAGGCGACTCTAAAGATTCCAATATAGCCGTAGCACTATTATAATTGCCCACCAGCAAACAATACTGAGCGACACCACTCCACAGCTCCACGGTGCGGCTGCGTTCCTCAATTCCGCTGCACTATAAAAGAGATACAATTTTCAACAGAAAGTTGAGATTAATCTTTTAAGAGATTCTTTAATCTTACCTGCAGTATTTCGTTGCAGACAAACAGACGCAGACGTGACGACCAATCCAAATATGTTTCCAGGTTGCAAGTCTTTTTTGGATCCTGTGCCCCTTGCGATCCCGTTGCTGTGACAGGTTGGTCCCACTTTTTCTGCAGAAAGACTATGTTGATAACTGTCTTAAAGATTTCGTTACTATTGAAGCCTTGCCTGCTTATCCATTAGCACCAAGTTGCTGCACTGCAAAAACTCCTCGGGTCCAATGTGCTTGGCCAACTTCTTTTCCAGCCGGCATAAGATTTGTGCGTATTGTGTGGCAGTCAGACACTTGAGGGGTGCAGTCACCTAACGGAAAATAcgatttaaaataattcatataataattcattaaaagtgtaatattatttgtattattttgtaaacttAGCATGCCtagttgtttgcttttacattatttgttttacttaaaaattcagcttttacattttattctgTGTGTTGTTAGTTCAGACAGTGAATGATTTAAAGAGCTTTGCGCAAacaagtatatacatatgtatatgcatataatatcCGTTATCGAGATAATGTTcgattatttaatatgtaggatatttgataatattttgatGACTGACTTCGTTATAAAAGGCCGCTTCAGCTGTGACTGTTCTACTTTTCAGGACTGTTGATACCGATAGCTTAAT
This window of the Drosophila albomicans strain 15112-1751.03 chromosome 2L, ASM965048v2, whole genome shotgun sequence genome carries:
- the LOC117565253 gene encoding uncharacterized protein LOC117565253; protein product: MNEVNVVDVLKEVFADPMPNPCPLGQRSLPFGTEILSNEMEEDYVPYSPVMWADPLIPYTITMGAKQIAVSSMPAVHVAVEIVSTASSTVEWSELGLRMKELNKTVYRNSGTLWDILPRTRTNPLSSLIKFCNPESIDEAAMVRLLLLQAITTEPAYQVRVSDCPHLFAFNTRVKEGSCSVKWTPAAECSDNLQIGTQTATSTLYFRTLQEYAGIIDGFANENSYLRDENKKEISVSSVVFIPVKSCWRGQPWLLPYILAFTTTKWWNHAAVISVEMIDQMKFELMPRAATVCIPGNYERICLVVVDSSMTCQDYGVGHGIAAKHDGETEFAKKVMCYLGRIHDATANNNVATDVAMAINHMCEFMFTAKEFRKIQLRAAVLCTSRFCGYGVYPSRKSPSKSAGDDETERSRIAGVYKYNCQEDLMIGDSKLLDMATLDEQTLKLMLENRQHWRTDPLGYFAFSSVNISKDSAFHHGIHCPQYQLSFCPNITRVLKVCNVFKREQQNRTVRESIELFNTTIAYGSLLVGLTNWAAAELGVTLFEHNFMGEYDDYASHKYFQLWPNITQNFVIHSGSEGRVVDSANHHKILGMAMNLTVWPKNITKSWYDTHYSWNCPWWYAAAIAQKFGKVFNIASKSNVEYKHDKDYLSGWQIDKVHSNPTDLTVLTQSCQYECKFIDIITPSASGGKARNLLSWSPNAYIDNNKNRNWCDSLHGICELNTVVFPSARIDHLQAFVDNLNLITPIICRGLKWPNVDADWLRRLQLPRSPTVNENNSSLAENIGRLQL
- the LOC117565355 gene encoding uncharacterized protein LOC117565355 isoform X2, producing MAMYFYASKISAIACGSRCKQSVLQKSRGQRDRDKAKFQHRCRHSSSSESEASLDDACCDISATQPDLSVISIDVANPILHSNLPLGFEQGNEQLRLRRRHSAEQLSAQDLEQGFQQFESSVLGSGGIMYINGRIVSGPLESFTEVLIPKHVIDLDKEFLFSFLLCSRLFLRPHELLGKLLDSVPESGCLEALVALLSEWTQKFPYDYRDERMMNHVKHIVVRCSHTPLEAIVSQVLSALLNRLTDLERHEGDLRACQSNNDKVTAPLKCLTATQYAQILCRLEKKLAKHIGPEEFLQCSNLVLMDKQKKWDQPVTATGSQGAQDPKKTCNLETYLDWSSRLRLFVCNEILQCSGIEERSRTVELWSGVAQYCLLVGNYNSATAILESLESPAIARLKVTWSKLQVTCQQLDCMQRHAEGHGHLWQKQAIVLNEQQQQCLKTDKQASLLSSSKETEEEATAAAATTTTSSSSGQHKLDGEISSISGMNTIATPNEDLPQIMMAVAATSGKVPPTTITETATATPTATKARASTRTSSGKPNDWVVIPVFADIVKLALGERENCLHRLPNGHIDINAFDRMAAIVGAFTKHMQAMKSTQTPSGDEYEHFCSHMQQTTKLAEADLMMASFECEEPNNAEKLMYDLN
- the LOC117565355 gene encoding uncharacterized protein LOC117565355 isoform X1; this translates as MAMYFYASKISAIACGSRCKQSVLQKSRGQRDRDKAKFQHRCRHSSSSESEASLDDACCDISATQPDLSVISIDVANPILHSNLPLGFEQGNEQLRLRRRHSAEQLSAQDLEQGFQQFELNNTHLKATGGRDDPIQYDVPKNPHKRSQCDINFESSVLGSGGIMYINGRIVSGPLESFTEVLIPKHVIDLDKEFLFSFLLCSRLFLRPHELLGKLLDSVPESGCLEALVALLSEWTQKFPYDYRDERMMNHVKHIVVRCSHTPLEAIVSQVLSALLNRLTDLERHEGDLRACQSNNDKVTAPLKCLTATQYAQILCRLEKKLAKHIGPEEFLQCSNLVLMDKQKKWDQPVTATGSQGAQDPKKTCNLETYLDWSSRLRLFVCNEILQCSGIEERSRTVELWSGVAQYCLLVGNYNSATAILESLESPAIARLKVTWSKLQVTCQQLDCMQRHAEGHGHLWQKQAIVLNEQQQQCLKTDKQASLLSSSKETEEEATAAAATTTTSSSSGQHKLDGEISSISGMNTIATPNEDLPQIMMAVAATSGKVPPTTITETATATPTATKARASTRTSSGKPNDWVVIPVFADIVKLALGERENCLHRLPNGHIDINAFDRMAAIVGAFTKHMQAMKSTQTPSGDEYEHFCSHMQQTTKLAEADLMMASFECEEPNNAEKLMYDLN